In Rouxiella sp. WC2420, the following proteins share a genomic window:
- a CDS encoding YraN family protein — protein sequence MNTDKPTRRQIGASYEALARRYLERAGLSFIAANVSCRAGELDLIMRDKQTWVFVEVRYRRNANFGGAAASVTYPKQQRLLRAAAFWLAQHDASFDTSSCRFDVLAITGCQIEWLPDAFNAQG from the coding sequence ATGAATACTGATAAACCGACTCGCCGCCAGATTGGCGCAAGCTATGAGGCGTTGGCCAGACGTTATCTCGAACGGGCGGGGCTGAGCTTTATAGCAGCAAACGTATCCTGCCGTGCCGGTGAGTTGGATCTCATCATGCGAGATAAGCAAACTTGGGTATTTGTCGAGGTTAGATATCGCCGCAATGCCAACTTCGGCGGTGCGGCGGCCAGTGTGACATACCCCAAACAGCAGCGCCTGTTGCGTGCTGCGGCCTTCTGGCTTGCGCAACACGATGCAAGCTTTGACACATCATCTTGCCGTTTTGATGTTTTAGCCATCACGGGTTGCCAGATAGAATGGCTGCCAGATGCATTCAATGCGCAAGGATAG
- the diaA gene encoding DnaA initiator-associating protein DiaA: protein MLERIKACFTESIQTQIAAAEALPDAISRAAMTLVQSLLNGNKILCCGNGTSAANAQHFAACLINRFETERPSLPAISLSADTVVLTAIANDRLHEEIYAKQVRALGQAGDVLLAISTRGNSRDIVKAVEAAVTRDMTIVALTGYDGGELAGLLGTHDVEIRIPSHRSARIQEMHMLTVNCLCDLIDNTLFPHQDD from the coding sequence GTGCTGGAAAGAATCAAAGCCTGCTTTACCGAAAGTATCCAAACTCAAATAGCAGCAGCAGAAGCGCTGCCAGATGCGATTTCCAGAGCCGCGATGACGCTGGTGCAATCGCTGCTGAACGGCAATAAAATCCTTTGCTGCGGGAACGGAACCTCGGCAGCAAACGCCCAGCATTTTGCCGCTTGTCTGATAAATCGTTTTGAGACTGAACGTCCTAGCCTTCCTGCAATCTCACTCTCTGCAGATACCGTGGTTTTAACCGCAATCGCCAACGATCGCCTGCATGAAGAGATTTATGCCAAGCAGGTTAGGGCCTTAGGTCAGGCAGGTGACGTACTTTTGGCGATTTCGACTCGTGGTAACAGTCGTGATATTGTCAAAGCAGTAGAAGCTGCTGTGACACGGGATATGACCATTGTTGCTCTTACTGGCTATGACGGCGGCGAGCTGGCAGGACTACTCGGTACGCATGACGTTGAGATCCGCATCCCTTCTCATCGTAGCGCGCGTATCCAGGAAATGCACATGCTTACCGTTAATTGCCTCTGTGACTTGATAGATAACACGCTATTTCCACACCAGGACGATTAA
- the dolP gene encoding division/outer membrane stress-associated lipid-binding lipoprotein, with amino-acid sequence MKASYLFAVVLSALLLQGCVAAAVVGAAGVATKTGTDPRTVGTQVDDSTLEARVSNAISANKDLKDKARIIVTAYSGKVLLTGQAPTTDMANNAKQIAMKVDGATDVYNEIRLGTPVSLGTASGDTWITTKIRSQLLTSDQVKSSNVKVTTENGEVFLLGLVTQQQGQAAAKLAAAVSGVKHVTTAFTYVK; translated from the coding sequence ATGAAGGCAAGTTACCTCTTTGCTGTAGTGCTTAGCGCCCTATTGTTACAAGGCTGTGTTGCCGCTGCGGTTGTCGGAGCGGCAGGCGTAGCAACCAAAACGGGCACCGACCCGCGCACGGTGGGAACCCAGGTTGATGACAGCACGTTAGAGGCTCGCGTTTCCAACGCAATTAGTGCCAACAAGGATTTGAAAGACAAAGCGCGCATTATCGTTACCGCGTATTCAGGCAAAGTGCTGCTGACAGGCCAGGCGCCCACTACAGACATGGCCAACAATGCCAAACAGATTGCAATGAAAGTCGATGGCGCAACGGACGTTTATAATGAAATCCGTCTCGGCACTCCTGTGAGTTTGGGGACTGCTTCGGGAGATACCTGGATCACCACAAAAATACGTTCGCAGCTGTTAACCAGCGATCAGGTGAAATCCTCCAATGTGAAAGTCACCACCGAGAACGGCGAAGTATTCTTGTTGGGACTGGTCACGCAGCAGCAAGGTCAGGCAGCGGCCAAACTTGCGGCAGCCGTCAGCGGGGTTAAGCACGTCACTACGGCATTTACTTACGTTAAATAA
- a CDS encoding IS110 family transposase gives MNTIRVVGIDIAKSVFQVCVWMVDGSVAWNRKISRQKLLDTLRQFEPGTLIEMEACSTSHFWGRTLSSIGYSVRLIPAQHVKAFVRSQKNDANDALAICETACRPGIHFVPVKTTEQQDIKALRNTRQLMVEQRTALVNQLRSLLAENGLILPVGIQRLKQQLPELIADASNDLTFTLRRLLSSLREDMQALSERATYLDKEIAALSSQQTAYRHLLTIPGVGPLTAAAFIGEVDAVQFSNGRELSAWCGLVPRQHSSGGKQRLSSVTKNGNRSLRTLVIHGARSVMRCVKKRDDNLGLWLQRLEARRGFLKTTVALANKLTRIIWRVLTDGVDFNMQKAVAMN, from the coding sequence ATGAACACGATCAGAGTTGTTGGTATCGATATTGCCAAATCTGTTTTTCAGGTATGTGTTTGGATGGTTGATGGTTCCGTTGCCTGGAACAGAAAAATATCACGTCAGAAATTGCTGGATACTCTTCGCCAGTTTGAGCCGGGTACTTTAATCGAAATGGAGGCTTGTTCAACCTCACATTTCTGGGGGCGAACCCTCAGTTCTATAGGGTATAGCGTAAGGCTTATACCCGCGCAGCATGTGAAAGCATTTGTCAGAAGCCAAAAGAACGATGCAAACGATGCTCTGGCAATTTGTGAAACAGCATGCCGCCCGGGTATCCACTTTGTTCCGGTCAAAACCACGGAACAGCAGGATATCAAAGCGCTGCGGAATACCCGTCAACTGATGGTTGAGCAGAGAACCGCGCTGGTTAACCAGCTTCGTTCTCTGCTCGCTGAAAATGGCCTCATTCTTCCAGTTGGGATCCAGCGTCTCAAGCAGCAGCTACCTGAACTTATTGCAGATGCATCTAACGATTTAACTTTCACGCTTCGCCGATTGCTTTCTTCATTGCGGGAGGATATGCAGGCGCTCAGTGAACGCGCCACCTATCTGGATAAAGAAATTGCTGCATTGTCTTCACAACAAACAGCTTATCGCCATCTATTAACGATCCCTGGTGTTGGCCCGCTTACCGCTGCAGCATTTATCGGTGAAGTGGATGCAGTACAGTTCTCCAACGGCAGAGAATTATCCGCATGGTGCGGCTTAGTCCCCCGGCAGCACAGTTCAGGAGGAAAACAAAGGTTATCCTCTGTGACCAAAAACGGCAATCGCAGCCTGAGAACATTAGTCATCCATGGCGCGCGCTCGGTGATGCGCTGCGTGAAAAAACGTGATGACAACCTGGGTCTTTGGCTGCAAAGGCTTGAAGCTCGTCGGGGGTTCCTGAAAACCACGGTTGCACTGGCGAATAAACTGACGAGAATTATCTGGCGTGTGCTGACCGATGGGGTTGATTTTAATATGCAGAAGGCCGTTGCGATGAATTAG
- a CDS encoding O-antigen ligase family protein, whose protein sequence is MARSNVALHSAMNIKPRTSMADYLLSIFLYISIVLPSGSILGINVKIISLLLFFLGLLLLRHGVIIPKIIMSLVPIFVFLFLELTLSLFFLQYDDSYMIAQAKDIFVFFLMFYVCIIFAENRNGLESLMDKITSSIFVVGIIKILILVYSFVTGIQISTVIQKIADIYNVSIMSFDVEDSSISRINFTSDSIIFICIFYLFMKMFRGKFSKKDILYLMVICFSALITMSRFQWATCLASILFAVLINVRKKKSFIVMVLVCAAAVFSLSFQSVQEMITTRFDQKLVSSSDGARDLQRVGIEKKIDQSPILGNGIGYYIPDVIRSSDAKYSYELQLLALIMQLGMIGFLAVMIMILLPLLKAALGMSIITYCCFTIMTFVWISGALFNPILFSSSAGAAMAALYAIAKIPWMQKSEKI, encoded by the coding sequence GTGGCTAGATCTAATGTTGCTCTACATTCTGCGATGAACATCAAACCGCGTACCTCAATGGCCGACTATTTACTGAGTATATTCTTATATATCAGCATAGTTTTACCCTCAGGCTCAATATTGGGTATAAATGTCAAAATTATCAGCTTGTTGTTATTTTTTTTGGGATTGCTGCTTCTGCGTCATGGAGTTATTATTCCAAAGATTATTATGTCTTTAGTGCCAATTTTTGTTTTTCTTTTTCTTGAGTTAACATTATCATTGTTTTTTCTTCAATATGATGACTCATATATGATTGCACAAGCGAAGGATATATTTGTATTCTTTTTAATGTTCTATGTTTGTATTATATTTGCTGAAAATAGAAATGGCCTTGAATCATTAATGGACAAAATCACGTCATCCATTTTTGTCGTAGGTATAATAAAGATTTTAATATTGGTTTATTCTTTTGTAACAGGTATTCAAATATCAACTGTTATCCAAAAAATAGCCGATATTTACAATGTAAGCATCATGTCTTTTGACGTTGAAGATTCATCAATCTCAAGGATAAACTTTACATCAGACTCGATAATTTTCATTTGCATTTTTTACCTCTTCATGAAAATGTTTCGTGGGAAATTTAGCAAAAAAGATATTCTTTACTTAATGGTCATATGCTTCTCTGCCCTTATTACAATGTCACGCTTTCAATGGGCAACATGCTTAGCTTCTATACTCTTTGCCGTTTTAATAAATGTCAGAAAGAAAAAGTCATTCATTGTAATGGTATTGGTTTGTGCTGCAGCAGTCTTCTCTTTATCTTTCCAATCAGTTCAGGAAATGATAACAACTCGGTTTGACCAGAAATTAGTATCCTCTTCTGATGGTGCCAGAGATCTACAAAGAGTTGGAATCGAGAAAAAAATAGATCAGTCACCTATACTTGGTAATGGAATAGGATATTACATACCAGATGTTATAAGAAGCTCTGATGCTAAATATTCATATGAACTTCAGTTATTAGCTTTAATTATGCAATTAGGAATGATTGGTTTTTTAGCTGTTATGATTATGATTTTATTACCGCTACTCAAAGCTGCTTTAGGGATGTCAATTATAACTTATTGTTGCTTTACAATTATGACTTTTGTTTGGATCTCTGGGGCATTATTTAACCCTATATTATTTTCGTCATCTGCTGGAGCAGCCATGGCAGCGTTATATGCAATTGCTAAAATTCCTTGGATGCAAAAGAGCGAAAAAATATAA
- a CDS encoding polysaccharide biosynthesis tyrosine autokinase, whose translation MSSVNSNKPSSPESDEIDLGRLVGELIDHRKLIITITVVFTLLALLYAIFATPVYQANALVQVEQKKGNELLDNLSKMLPDSPLSSAPEIALLQSRMILGKTVTDFNLQADVRQKYFPLIGRGLASMLKDKPGKISVTRLYLPIVDGETPSITLTVKDKTHYHIKGTDFELNGEVGTLLQDKGISLFVSELDAAPGTVFSIDYLTKLDAINNLGNNFTVADQGKDTGVLNLNLVGTDPELISQLLDNISENYLAQNIARQAAQDAKSLDFLNQQLPKVRGDLDNAEDKLNAYRRKINSVDLTLEAKSVLEQIVNVENQLNELTFREAEISQLYTKDHPTYKALLEKRKTLEDERDKLNKKVSSMPTDQQDVLRLSRDVESSQAVYMQLLNRQQELSISKSSAIGNVRIIDSAVTMPVPVKPKKASIIAVGLILGLFLSVGIVLLKVFLRRSIESPEQLEEIGINVYANIPESEWLNKRTGWNDKSSIKNKKNLSSFLAVENPTDLSVEAIRSLRTSLHFAMMEAKNNILMISGASPNAGKTFISSNLAATLGSSGKKVLFIDADIRRGYAHKIFSHEPGTGLSDYLSGKATIKEVIRPVTIAGFDFISRGQIAPNPAELLMHPRLEQLLDWAQENYDLVIIDTSPILAVTDAAIVGRYVGTTLLVARFEVNSVKELEVSIKRFEQSGVPVKGCILNGVVRKASSYYSNGYSYYGYSYSKDK comes from the coding sequence ATGTCATCAGTAAATTCAAATAAGCCATCAAGTCCAGAGTCAGATGAGATAGATCTTGGACGCTTAGTTGGTGAATTAATAGATCACCGAAAATTGATTATCACTATTACCGTTGTATTTACCTTATTAGCACTTCTCTATGCAATTTTTGCCACACCTGTCTATCAAGCAAACGCTTTGGTTCAGGTTGAACAGAAAAAAGGAAATGAACTTTTAGATAATCTGAGTAAAATGTTGCCAGATTCACCTCTTTCTTCTGCACCCGAAATTGCACTTTTGCAGTCACGTATGATCCTCGGCAAAACTGTTACTGACTTCAATCTCCAAGCGGATGTCAGGCAAAAATATTTTCCTCTAATTGGTAGAGGATTAGCATCCATGCTTAAAGACAAGCCTGGTAAGATTTCTGTTACAAGACTATATCTACCAATTGTTGATGGTGAAACCCCGAGCATAACATTAACAGTCAAAGACAAAACTCATTACCATATAAAAGGGACAGATTTTGAGCTTAATGGGGAAGTAGGAACATTACTTCAGGATAAGGGCATCTCATTATTTGTTAGCGAGCTAGATGCTGCACCAGGTACTGTGTTTAGTATAGATTATTTAACAAAACTTGATGCTATTAATAACTTAGGGAATAATTTCACGGTTGCAGACCAAGGTAAAGATACGGGTGTTCTTAATTTAAACTTGGTCGGCACAGATCCCGAGCTAATTAGTCAATTGTTAGATAATATATCTGAGAATTATTTAGCACAAAATATCGCTCGCCAAGCAGCTCAAGATGCTAAAAGTTTGGATTTTTTAAATCAGCAATTGCCTAAAGTGCGAGGAGATTTAGATAACGCCGAGGATAAGTTAAATGCATATCGTCGTAAAATAAATTCTGTTGATCTCACTCTTGAAGCAAAATCGGTTTTGGAACAAATTGTCAATGTTGAGAATCAACTAAACGAACTGACATTCCGTGAGGCTGAAATATCTCAGCTTTATACTAAAGATCATCCAACATATAAGGCCCTGCTGGAAAAACGAAAGACGTTAGAAGATGAAAGAGATAAATTGAATAAAAAGGTTTCTTCAATGCCAACTGATCAGCAGGATGTGCTTCGTCTTAGCCGTGATGTTGAATCAAGTCAAGCAGTGTATATGCAGTTGCTTAATAGACAGCAAGAACTTAGTATCTCTAAATCTAGTGCCATTGGGAACGTAAGAATTATCGACTCAGCGGTCACTATGCCAGTGCCTGTAAAACCTAAAAAAGCATCAATAATAGCAGTAGGGTTAATTTTAGGTTTATTCTTGTCTGTAGGTATCGTCTTATTAAAAGTTTTCCTCCGTCGAAGTATTGAGTCTCCTGAACAATTAGAGGAAATCGGCATTAATGTTTATGCCAACATTCCTGAATCTGAGTGGTTGAACAAACGAACAGGATGGAATGACAAAAGTAGTATTAAAAATAAGAAAAACCTTTCGAGCTTCTTGGCTGTTGAGAATCCAACGGACCTTTCGGTTGAAGCAATTCGAAGTCTTCGTACCAGTCTGCATTTTGCTATGATGGAGGCGAAAAATAATATCCTTATGATATCGGGTGCTAGTCCTAACGCAGGTAAAACCTTTATAAGTAGTAATCTGGCTGCAACTCTTGGATCTTCTGGTAAAAAAGTACTATTTATTGATGCTGATATTAGACGTGGTTATGCACACAAGATATTCAGTCACGAACCTGGAACTGGTCTCTCAGACTACCTTTCAGGTAAAGCTACAATTAAAGAAGTTATTCGTCCTGTAACTATCGCAGGTTTTGATTTTATATCGCGTGGACAAATTGCACCAAATCCTGCCGAGTTATTGATGCATCCTCGCCTCGAGCAGTTGTTAGATTGGGCACAGGAAAATTATGATTTAGTGATTATCGATACCTCACCAATATTAGCTGTGACAGATGCTGCAATTGTTGGTCGCTACGTTGGAACGACATTGTTGGTAGCACGATTTGAAGTTAACTCAGTCAAAGAACTTGAAGTTAGTATTAAACGGTTTGAGCAAAGTGGGGTTCCTGTTAAAGGTTGCATTCTTAACGGTGTTGTAAGAAAAGCAAGCAGCTATTATAGCAACGGTTATAGTTATTATGGTTATTCCTATTCTAAAGATAAATAA
- the mtgA gene encoding monofunctional biosynthetic peptidoglycan transglycosylase, which produces MRKSLKKTPLYKPFLWLKRAIISLLGIWLAGIVFFSFLPVPFSAVMVERQISAWLSGDFGYVAHSDWVSMNEISSPMALAVMAGEDQKFPEHWGFDVDAIQSALSHNENDDANIRGASTLSQQTAKNLFLWDGRSYLRKGLEAGLTVGIETVWTKRRILTVYLNIVEFGDGVFGVEEAAQHFFHKPASRLTASQAALLAAVLPNPHLFKVNAPSAYVLRRQQWILRQMSQLGGDSFLAEHKLH; this is translated from the coding sequence ATGCGCAAGTCACTAAAAAAGACACCGTTATATAAGCCATTTTTGTGGCTTAAAAGAGCCATTATTTCCTTGCTTGGTATCTGGTTAGCCGGAATTGTATTTTTTTCGTTTTTACCTGTGCCTTTTTCAGCTGTAATGGTTGAAAGGCAGATTTCAGCTTGGTTGAGCGGTGATTTTGGTTACGTAGCTCACTCAGATTGGGTATCAATGAATGAAATTTCTTCACCTATGGCATTGGCTGTGATGGCAGGTGAAGATCAGAAGTTCCCGGAACATTGGGGATTCGACGTCGACGCCATTCAGTCCGCTTTGTCCCATAATGAGAATGATGACGCGAATATTCGTGGCGCTTCGACACTTTCGCAGCAAACTGCTAAAAATCTTTTTCTCTGGGATGGACGCAGCTATTTACGTAAAGGACTGGAGGCTGGTTTAACTGTCGGGATTGAAACCGTTTGGACTAAACGGCGAATTCTTACTGTTTATCTTAACATTGTGGAATTTGGTGACGGCGTGTTCGGCGTTGAAGAAGCGGCTCAGCATTTCTTCCATAAACCCGCCAGCCGGTTGACTGCTTCACAGGCGGCATTATTAGCTGCCGTATTGCCTAATCCACATTTGTTTAAGGTCAATGCACCTTCAGCCTATGTGCTCAGGCGCCAGCAGTGGATCCTGAGACAAATGAGTCAGCTGGGAGGCGATTCCTTCCTTGCAGAGCATAAGCTACACTGA
- the arcB gene encoding aerobic respiration two-component sensor histidine kinase ArcB — MKQIRLLAQYYVDLMVKLGLVRFSLLLASALVVLAMIVQMAVTMLLRGQVESIDVVRSIFFGLIITPWAVYFLSVVVEQLEESRQRLSRLVDKLEEMRHRDLTLNEQLTENINQLNQEIADRIKAEEARLAVVDKLKLEMQHREQAQIELSQQSALLRSFLDASPDLVYYRNEDKEFSGCNRAMELLTGLSEKQLIGLTPNDVYSPDIAEKVIETDEKVFRHNVALTYEQWLVYPDGRKACFELRKVPFYDRIGKRHGLMGFGRDITERKRYQDALENASREKTTFISTISHELRTPLNGIVGLSRILLDTELDSEQHNYLKTIHVSAITLGNIFNDIIEMDKLERRKVQLDNNPVNFTDFLSELENLTGLLVQPKGLKFVMQPDIPLPHTVLTDGTRLRQILWNLIGNAVKFTHQGEIVVRVHHQENDQLCFEVQDSGMGIPQDEQDKIFAMYYQVKDQNGGKPATGTGIGLAVSKRLAQSMGGDILVNSRPGKGSCFTLTVCAPSLDLPEKEIDEDDILPLPALNILLVEDIELNVIVARSVLEKLGSSVEVAMTGQAALEMFDPHEFDLVLLDIQLPDMTGLDVARILREKYAGQSLPPLVALTANVLKDKKEYLEAGIDDVLSKPLSVPALTAMIQLFWDHQPDHEPSPAEGKPGKSNEELLDIAMLEQYMELVGPGLIHQSLEMFEQMMPSYLEVLDSNMTARDQAGIADEGHKIKGAAGSVGLKHLQQLAQQIQTPSLPAWWDNVQDWIEELKLEWRNDVKTLREWTTKAEKK, encoded by the coding sequence ATGAAGCAAATCAGATTACTTGCTCAGTACTATGTTGACCTGATGGTCAAGCTCGGGCTAGTCCGTTTTTCGCTGTTGCTTGCCTCGGCGCTGGTAGTATTGGCAATGATTGTGCAAATGGCCGTAACCATGCTGTTGCGCGGGCAGGTTGAAAGTATCGATGTAGTGCGTTCGATATTTTTCGGCCTGATCATTACTCCGTGGGCGGTTTATTTCCTCTCGGTGGTGGTCGAACAACTGGAGGAATCCCGTCAACGCCTGTCGAGGCTGGTCGATAAACTTGAAGAAATGCGTCATCGTGATTTGACACTCAACGAGCAGCTTACAGAAAATATTAACCAGCTGAACCAGGAAATTGCCGACCGTATCAAAGCCGAAGAGGCGCGACTGGCGGTAGTCGACAAACTCAAGCTGGAAATGCAGCATCGCGAGCAGGCACAAATTGAGCTTAGCCAGCAGTCAGCCTTGCTGCGCTCATTCCTCGATGCCTCACCCGATTTAGTTTACTACCGTAACGAAGATAAAGAGTTCTCTGGCTGCAACCGTGCCATGGAATTACTGACTGGATTAAGCGAAAAGCAGCTGATCGGCCTGACTCCAAATGACGTTTATTCCCCTGATATTGCAGAAAAAGTCATCGAAACCGATGAGAAAGTGTTCCGCCATAACGTGGCTCTGACCTATGAACAGTGGCTGGTTTATCCCGATGGGCGAAAAGCCTGCTTTGAGTTGCGTAAAGTTCCGTTTTACGACCGTATTGGGAAACGCCATGGCTTGATGGGCTTTGGACGAGATATAACCGAGCGTAAGCGCTATCAGGACGCGTTAGAGAATGCCAGCAGGGAAAAGACCACCTTTATCTCAACGATCAGTCATGAGCTTCGTACGCCGCTTAACGGAATCGTGGGCCTCAGCCGCATTTTGCTGGACACCGAGTTGGACAGCGAGCAGCACAATTATCTGAAAACCATCCACGTCAGCGCCATTACGCTGGGTAATATTTTCAATGACATTATCGAGATGGATAAACTCGAGCGCCGCAAGGTGCAGCTCGACAACAATCCGGTCAACTTTACCGATTTCCTCTCCGAGCTGGAAAACCTTACCGGTCTGCTGGTGCAGCCAAAGGGGCTGAAATTTGTAATGCAGCCAGATATCCCGCTGCCGCACACCGTGCTCACAGATGGCACCCGTCTGCGCCAGATCCTCTGGAACCTGATTGGCAATGCAGTGAAATTTACCCATCAGGGAGAAATTGTCGTGCGCGTCCATCATCAGGAAAACGACCAGCTGTGCTTCGAAGTACAGGATTCCGGAATGGGTATTCCGCAGGACGAGCAGGACAAGATTTTTGCCATGTACTATCAGGTCAAAGATCAGAACGGCGGTAAACCAGCGACCGGCACAGGTATTGGTCTGGCAGTTTCCAAACGACTGGCGCAGAGCATGGGTGGCGACATTCTGGTCAATAGCCGTCCAGGCAAAGGTTCGTGCTTCACCCTGACGGTCTGTGCGCCATCGCTGGATTTGCCTGAGAAAGAAATTGATGAGGATGACATCCTGCCGCTGCCGGCATTGAATATTCTGCTGGTGGAAGATATTGAACTCAACGTGATTGTTGCGCGTTCCGTTCTTGAGAAGCTGGGAAGCAGTGTCGAGGTGGCGATGACTGGCCAGGCGGCGCTGGAGATGTTCGATCCTCACGAATTTGACTTGGTACTGCTGGATATCCAGTTGCCAGATATGACCGGCCTCGACGTGGCTCGGATCCTGCGCGAAAAATATGCCGGACAGTCGCTGCCGCCATTGGTTGCACTCACTGCCAACGTGCTGAAAGATAAAAAAGAGTATCTCGAAGCGGGCATTGATGACGTGCTGAGCAAGCCTCTGTCTGTACCGGCGCTGACTGCAATGATTCAGTTGTTTTGGGATCATCAGCCAGATCACGAGCCTTCTCCAGCAGAGGGAAAACCAGGTAAGAGCAATGAAGAACTGCTTGATATCGCCATGCTTGAGCAATACATGGAATTGGTAGGGCCCGGATTAATTCATCAAAGTCTGGAGATGTTCGAGCAAATGATGCCGAGCTATCTCGAAGTGCTTGATTCCAATATGACCGCGCGTGACCAGGCAGGGATTGCCGATGAAGGGCATAAAATTAAAGGAGCCGCCGGGTCTGTGGGCCTCAAGCATTTACAACAGCTTGCACAACAAATTCAGACTCCTTCACTACCCGCGTGGTGGGATAACGTTCAGGATTGGATTGAAGAGTTGAAACTTGAATGGCGCAATGACGTTAAAACGTTGCGTGAGTGGACGACAAAAGCTGAAAAAAAATAA